The Pyxidicoccus xibeiensis genome contains the following window.
TCATCGGCTTCGTGCCGCAGAACTTCGAGGCCATCGCGGAGGGCATCTTCCAGTCCATCGTCCGCGCCCACGACAACCTCGCCCCCGGCCGCATCCGGGTGAACACGGGCAACCTGCCCGGCGCGAGCGACAACCGCTCCGCCCGCGCGTACGAGCGCAACCCGCTCGAGGAGCGCTCGAAGTATGCGGGCAACGTGGACACGGCCATGACGCTGCTGCGCCTGGAGGCCGCGCCTCCGGGGGCCAGCGAGCCGACGCCGGTGGGCATGGTGAACTGGTTCGCCGTGCACGCCACGTCGATGACCAACACCAACCGCCTCATCAGCGGCGACAACAAGGGCTACGCGTCCTACCTCTTCGAGAAGCGGCTGGACACGGACTACGGCTCCCCCAAGACCTTCGTGGCCGCCTTCGCGCAGAGCAACGAGGGCGACGTGACGCCCAACGTCTACGGCGGCGGGGACGGCCGGGGCGAGGGAGAGCTGGCCGCCACCGAGGAGGCGGGCCGCCGCCAGTTCGAGCTGGCGTGGAAGCTCTTCGAGGACACCGCCGGCGCACGGCCGCTCACGGGCGGCGTGGACTCCCGGCACACCTACGTGAAGATGGACGCCGTGAAGGTGGAGCCCCGCTGGGCGGACGGCCAGGAGCGCCGCACGTGCAAGGCGGCGCTGGGCATCTCCATGCTCGCGGGCGCCGAGGACGGCCGGGGCGTGGGCCGCGAGGGCGTGCGCTGCGGAGACCCGCTGGCCGGCTTCCTGTGCGGCGTGGACAACGACCCCTGCCAGGCCGAGAAGCCGGTGGCGCTCAAGCCGGGCGAGGAGTGCCCCATCATGAGCCCCAACGTGCTGCCGCTCCAAATCGTGCGGCTGGGCAACCTCGCGCTGGTGGCCGTGCCCTTCGAGATGACCACCATGGCGGGACGGCGCCTGCGCGAGACGGTGCGCGAGCGCCTGGCCCCCGCGGGTGTGGAGCACGTCGTCATCGCCGGCCTGTCGAATGCGTACTCGGGCTACCTCACCACGCGGCAGGAGTACGCGCAGCAGGACTACGAGGGCGCGTCCACCCACTTCGGCCCGTGGCAGCTCGCGGCGGTGCAGCAGGAGTCCGCGAAGCTGGCGGAGGCGCTCGCCGCCGGCACCGACGTCCCCCGGGGACCGAAGCCGAAGCCGCCGGGAGGCCGCGTCCGCGAAATCCGCCTGTCCCATACGTACGACGAGGTGCCCAGGGCAGACCCGCGCTTCGGCACCGTCACCTTCGGCTCGGTCGTCTCGGGCAGGGACGCGGGCGCCAGCTACCCGCGCTGTGCCACCGCGAGCGCCACCTTCTGGGGTGGCCACCCCCGCAACAACCTGCACACGCAGGGCTCCTTCCTGGAAGTCCAGCGCCGCCAGGAGGACGGGAGCTGGGTGCCCGTGGCCTACGACTGGGACTGGGAGACGAAGTACCGGTGGAAGGGCTACCCCTGCCCGCCGCGCGGCGCCTGCTCGCACGTGACGGTGGAGTGGGACATCCCCGAGGACACGCCCCCGGGCACCTACCGCCTCCGCCATGCCGGAGAGTGGCGCCCCCGCCCGGACGAGCCCCCGCGTCCCTACACCGGCGTGTCGCGAGAGTTCTCCGTCACCGAGGGCGTCGCGGACCGCTGCCCGCCCGGTGCCGCCCGCTCGCGCGAGGTGTCGGAGGTGCTGCCCTAGGAGCGCACGCTCGAGGCCCGCGTTCTCCAGGCTGAAACCGCGTCCCATGCCCCAACTCCCCTGCGCCTACGAGACGCCCGACAGTCCCGACGCCCGGCCCTCCGGCATCGACCGGTATTTCGTCCAGGGCCGTCGCTTCGCGGCGGACATGCACCATCATCGCCAGTGGGAGCTGGGCCTGCTGCAGGCCGGCGTCGTCACCACGGAGACGGACTCTCGCCTCTATACGCAGGGCGCGGGCGCGCACGGCGCGCTCTTCTTCGTCCCGCCCGGGGCCCCTCACGCGGCCTCCGCGGATCCGCGCCACCTGCCCATGCTGCGCAGCCTGCACCTCGAACCCTCCGTGGTCATGCGGGCCCTGGAGGGGCTCGGTCCTCGCGCTGTACGGTTGCCCTCGGAGGTGACGGCGCTGGAGGACGCGCGCGCCGCGCACAGCTTCCTTCGCCTGCACCAGCGCCTGGGAGAAGGCGCGACCGCACTGGAGTGGGAGGCGTGGCTGGTGGAGGCCCTGGTAGACCTCTTCGCCCGACGTGATGGAGCGGCGGTCCTCTACCCCGTGGGACTGGAGGCACGCGCGGTGCGCCGGGCCCGTGAGTACCTGCATGCGCACGCAACGGAGCGCGTGTCGCTGGAGGAGCTGTCCGGTGCGGTGGGGCTGAGCAAGTACCACCTGGCGCGCGTCTTCTCCCGTGAGACGGGCCTGCCGCCCCACACGTACCAGCAGCGATTGCGGCTGACGAGAGCTCTCCCCCTGCTGCGCCAGGGAGCGCCCGCGGGAGAGGTGGCCTATGAGCTGGGCTTCGCGGACCAGGCCCACTTCTCGCGCACCTTCAAGGACTCCTACGGCGTGACACCCCGCGCGTATGCACGCGGCGCTTGATTCGAGGCGTGAAGGAGTCTCACGAGTTCCGAGCAGCCCCCGCGCATAGAGCGCTCCCGAGGGTGGCCTGTCATTCGCGCAAGGCACTGCGTCTTCACCCGCGGCATTCGCCGAGCCGCTGTCGGGTGCCTCCTCCAGGGCCTCCTCGCAGTCTGGAGACGGAAGCGGCATGGGCACCGCCGAGTCGCTGCCAGGCGCTTCCTCCAGGGCCTCCTCGCAGTCTGGAGACGGAAGCGGCATGGGCACCGCCGAGTCGCTGCCGGGCGCCGCATCCGGGGCCCTCTCGCCGTATGAAGCTTGAAGCGTCATAGCCACCGCCGAGTCGCTGCCGGGCGTCTCGTCCGGG
Protein-coding sequences here:
- a CDS encoding neutral/alkaline non-lysosomal ceramidase N-terminal domain-containing protein yields the protein MQCQSSGTWRLAWVLALLALGGCASKRAPEATALRARAQGCQGQTDFEVGTGLYDITGPAAQVMMMGYVKAGQNTAGIHQRLRSRAFVIASPCNGKRVVFVSADLGMLFQAVQQSVLRKLRERYGEDLYTDANVLLSATHTHAGPGGYSHHALYNHTFLGIPFIGFVPQNFEAIAEGIFQSIVRAHDNLAPGRIRVNTGNLPGASDNRSARAYERNPLEERSKYAGNVDTAMTLLRLEAAPPGASEPTPVGMVNWFAVHATSMTNTNRLISGDNKGYASYLFEKRLDTDYGSPKTFVAAFAQSNEGDVTPNVYGGGDGRGEGELAATEEAGRRQFELAWKLFEDTAGARPLTGGVDSRHTYVKMDAVKVEPRWADGQERRTCKAALGISMLAGAEDGRGVGREGVRCGDPLAGFLCGVDNDPCQAEKPVALKPGEECPIMSPNVLPLQIVRLGNLALVAVPFEMTTMAGRRLRETVRERLAPAGVEHVVIAGLSNAYSGYLTTRQEYAQQDYEGASTHFGPWQLAAVQQESAKLAEALAAGTDVPRGPKPKPPGGRVREIRLSHTYDEVPRADPRFGTVTFGSVVSGRDAGASYPRCATASATFWGGHPRNNLHTQGSFLEVQRRQEDGSWVPVAYDWDWETKYRWKGYPCPPRGACSHVTVEWDIPEDTPPGTYRLRHAGEWRPRPDEPPRPYTGVSREFSVTEGVADRCPPGAARSREVSEVLP
- a CDS encoding helix-turn-helix transcriptional regulator; its protein translation is MPQLPCAYETPDSPDARPSGIDRYFVQGRRFAADMHHHRQWELGLLQAGVVTTETDSRLYTQGAGAHGALFFVPPGAPHAASADPRHLPMLRSLHLEPSVVMRALEGLGPRAVRLPSEVTALEDARAAHSFLRLHQRLGEGATALEWEAWLVEALVDLFARRDGAAVLYPVGLEARAVRRAREYLHAHATERVSLEELSGAVGLSKYHLARVFSRETGLPPHTYQQRLRLTRALPLLRQGAPAGEVAYELGFADQAHFSRTFKDSYGVTPRAYARGA